A genome region from Anopheles stephensi strain Indian chromosome 2, UCI_ANSTEP_V1.0, whole genome shotgun sequence includes the following:
- the LOC118505008 gene encoding venom allergen 5-like, translating to MGISMMKITILLMNIISITLGQYQWTLFDQEHVNLCNEAYSCGGRVHTMCYKANETHPRCKKFAPIQLGPDSIKSFMMGHNGLRNKVATNPQQPATDMQFLHWDQDLQAMAERWVRQCVVGYDACDFIGNPSYPIGQNVFFHPKPIMRHWEALALSTWFSEKEKLGNNLSVGSLQSAGVSNYTQLVWARTQFVGCGAASMYGGHLIVCYYYPKGSIIGQPVYSVGRGACTGCPQERASCSHVFRGLCGIDDKHSAGHWATAPYTVPMLMGMMLTRDSKANRPSHTKRGKHAELGKLLSGVLMSACDVSFLIISSQIVINAETENRRREVIAKLVLQKLDTQRYGFCCWPAKYSAVNAFKA from the exons ATGGGAATTTCAATGATGAAGATAACGATTTTACTGATGAACATTATCAGCATCACTTTGGGGCAGTATCAGTGGACACTTTTCGATCAGGAGCATGTGAATCTTTGCAACGAGGCATACAGCTGTGGTGGACGTGTTCATACTATGTGCTACAAG GCAAACGAGACACATCCGAGATGCAAAAAGTTTGCACCAATCCAGCTAGGACCGGATAGCATCAAGAGCTTCATGATGGGCCACAACGGACTGCGCAACAAGGTTGCAACGAATCCTCAACAACCTGCTACGGATATGCAGTTTCtg CACTGGGACCAGGATCTTCAAGCGATGGCAGAGCGTTGGGTGCGGCAGTGCGTCGTCGGGTACGATGCGTGTGATTTCATCG GTAACCCCTCGTATCCGATCGGCCAGAATGTGTTCTTCCATCCCAAACCGATCATGCGGCACTGGGAAGCGCTCGCGCTGAGTACGTGGTTCAGCGAGAAGGAGAAGCTGGGCAACAACCTGTCCGTCGGAAGTCTGCAGAGTGCCGG TGTGTCCAACTACACGCAACTCGTCTGGGCACGGACCCAGTTTGTGGGTTGTGGTGCGGCCAGCATGTACGGAGGACATCTGATCGTCTGCTACTACTATCCCAAGGGCAGCATAATCGGACAGCCGGTGTACAGCGTTGGTCGCGGTGCGTGTACGGGTTGTCCGCAGGAGCGCGCCTCCTGTTCGCATGTGTTCCGAGGACTTTGTGGAATTG ATGATAAACATTCCGCTGGACACTGGGCAACCGCACCGTACACTGTGCCAATGCTGATGGGAATGATGTTAACAAG GGACAGCAAAGCAAACCGTCCAAGCCACacgaaaaggggaaaacacGCAGAACTTGGCAAACTCTTG AGCGGTGTGTTGATGTCAGCTTGTGATGTCTCATTTCTCATCATCAGTTCGCAAATCGTCATCAACGCTGAGACTGAGAATCGGCGTAGGGAAGTGATTGCAAAATTAGTGCTGCAGAAACTCGACACCCAGCGCTACGGGTTCTGCTGCTGGCCGGCAAAGTATTCGGCAGTAAACGCTTTTAAAGCTTGA